A DNA window from Arachis duranensis cultivar V14167 chromosome 3, aradu.V14167.gnm2.J7QH, whole genome shotgun sequence contains the following coding sequences:
- the LOC107477911 gene encoding protein THYLAKOID FORMATION1, chloroplastic (The sequence of the model RefSeq protein was modified relative to this genomic sequence to represent the inferred CDS: added 7 bases not found in genome assembly), producing MAAVTSSFSLSTLSQCSQRKNLSFSSSTRFLGTNSDSFRLGPNFSLLYVAVRASDSASRVVVRCSSSLSDIPTVSETKLGFLKAYKRPIPSIYNSVLQELIVQHHLMRYKRSYQYDPVFALGFVTVYDQLMEGYPSDEDRDAIFQAYINALKEDPEQYRADAQKLEEWARAQNSTSLIEFSSREGEVEGILKDIAERAGAKGNFSYSRFFAIGLFRLLELANAMEPTILEKLCAALNVDKRSVDRDLDVYRNLLSKLVQAKELLREYVDREKKKREERSEPQKANEAITKCLGQQQISALK from the exons ATGGCCGCTGTtacttcttctttctctctctctactCTTTCACAGTGCTCGCAGAGGAAGAAcctttccttctcttcttctactcgTTTTTTGGGAACCAATTCCGATTCTTTCCGATTGGGACCGAATTTCTCGCTACTATATGTTGCCGTTCGAGCTTCCGATTCCGCTTCCAGAGTGGTTGTTCGGTGTTCCTCTTCCCTCTCAG ATATTCCAACTGTTTCGGAGACAAAGTTAGGTTTCCTTAAAGCCTATAAACGACCAATCCCTAGTATCTACAACAGTGTGTTGCAGGAGCTGATTGTCCAGCATCATTTGATGAGATACAAGAGATCATACCAGTATGACCCTGTATTTGCTCTTGGCTTTGTCACTGTATATGATCAACTCATGGAAGGGTATCCTAGTGATGAGGATCGGGATGCTATCTTCCAGGCATACATTAATGCATTGAAGGAAGATCCAGAACAATACAG AGCAGATGCACAGAAGTTGGAAGAATGGGCACGGGCTCAAAACTCAACCTCCCTGATTGAGTTTTCATCCAGAGAAGGAGAAGTTGAGGGAATATTAAAGGATATTGCAGAAAGAGCTGGTGCAAAGGGGAATTTTAGCTATAGTCGCTTCTTTGCAATTGGCCTCTTTCGCCTTCTTGAATTGGCAAATGCAATGGAACCAACAATTTTGGAAAAG CTTTGTGCAGCTTTAAATGTTGACAAAAGAAGTGTTGATCGGGACTTGGATGTGTATCGCAATCTACTTTCTAAGTTGGTTCAAGCTAAAGAGCTGCTAAGGGAATATGTTGACAG ggagaagaagaaaagagaagaaaggtcTGAACCACAAAAGGCAAATGAGGCCATCACAAAATGTTTGGGACAACAGCAAATTTCTGCCCT